Genomic window (Kwoniella botswanensis chromosome 1, complete sequence):
ATTACACTTTTACTTGCCGAGCCCCTAATGAACATGACAAGCGGACCTCTCCGCTTAACGACTGACTGACCCGGAACTAACCCTCGTCGGCGTTAGAGGCTGCATGTGGCACAAGTTAGCGAATAATATCGGATATAAGATTTTCACGTTTTCATTGCATGCATGCTTTGGTCCCCTCTGTTCCGCCTGCGTTCCAgtcaatcatcttcattcctcctcttctgcgTTGtttctctccctctcctcatcattaAAATTCTACTTCGGTTTGCGGTAGAACATTCTCATCTCAGTATCTCAACGTAGATATCTGCTGCAAATTTGCAAGCCCCGAAAAAACGACTTACTTTACCTTCAAGTAAACCCCAACAAAGccaacatccatcaaaaTGTCCACCGACAGACTCCCTAAAGCCCTTCAAGCTACCGAAGAGGATATCCAACTCCTCTTGGCTGctcaagctcaccttggtaCCAAGAACTGTGATAAGACTATGGAACCATACGTCTGGAAAAGACGAGCTGATGGTGGGTTTTCGGTTTTACATGTGCCATACCAAGAGAATCAcgagaggaaaggaaggaggCAGGGGGTAGCGGACGAGGGTTCGAATGATGATTGCTCAATAATGAATGGGCTGGAAGACAAtaggaggagatgagattaTCAGATGCGGGATGTATCCGGGAAAGATAGCAATTAACGTACTTTGGACTTTCAATAGGTATCCACGTTCTCAACGTCGGTAAGACCTGGGAAAAGCTCGTTCTCGCTGCCCGAGTTCTCGCTACCATCGACAACCCCAACGATATCTGTGTGATCTCCGCTAGACCTTACGGTCACCGAGCCGTCCTCAAGTTCGGTAAATTCACCGGTGCTCAAGCTATCGCTGGTCGATTCACCCCTGGTTCATTCACCAACTACATCACTCGATCTTTCAAGGAACCCCGAGTCATCATCGTTACCGACCCAAGAGTTGACCACCAAGCTATCCGAGAGGCTGCTTACGTTAACATCCCGTAAGTGTTACATTCTTTCACCACTTTTTCAACAGAATCAACCACTTGGACGACCTGTTATAGACATTGATACATTGATGGAATGAACGAACACTGATGATCTTGCTATTTCTATAGAGTCATCGCCTTCTGTGACACTGACGCTTCTCTCAAATTCGTCGACATTGCTATCCCAGGTAACAACAAATCCCGACACTCTGTCGGTTTACTCTGGTACTTGCTCTGTCGAGAAGTCCTCCGATTGAAGGGTCAAGTCCCAAGAGGTCCTACCGGTCCTTCAGGATGGGAAACCCTCCCCGATTTGTTCTTCTACAGAGACCCTGAGGAGATCGAACGAGAGGCCGCCGAGAAGGCCGCTGCCCAAGCCGATGCTGAGGGTGCCGATGCCGATGCCGCCGCTTCCGCCGCCGCAACTGGTGTAGCCCAAGAATGGGATGCTGGAAACGCCGCTGACGCCGTCCTTGCTGCTCAACCCACCgaccaaggtgagtaatcgaTTCTTTACGACGACATATACCATAGTGTAACAGGGCATTCATACTGACTATGGTTCATCACTAAGCCCTCGACTGGTCTGCCGAACCTACCTCCGGTGACTGGACCGCCGAGCCCGCTCAAGACGCTTCGGGCGGTTGGTAAACGTAGCATCGTAGCATCATAGCACAAGGAGctggaggaaggaagggaagtCTGATCATGAGCTTCTTGATGAAAAGGATGTTAAATCTCTTTAATTAGATGATTTTGTTGGATTTCCCGGTCTGCCATTCTTTTTTCGGGGTTAGTGTCATGactttttttttctttttcagtatgtgatatgaataAAAGTATCGCTATGATTTTGTCTGCAATCCTGCTTCGAACACGATATCATCCGGGGATCTAATAGTGTTGGTAGTGCAAATTCACATGTTGtgttctccatcttcctgaCTCAATTTGTCATCTAGATTCGCTCGCACCAAGTCAATATGTGAGATCCGTCGTCGGTATCACCAGGTGGTTGTGGCAGCGGCATCGTCTAGCACATCCTTTTGAACCATCGGTGTAATCCGAAGATGACACTTCCATCCGGAGTTTCCGGATCCCATCACGTCAGCAAATACCATCGACCTCGCATTCCAACCATACGTTCAACTGAACTATGCTGCTATAATGCGTTTTGCCCTATGGAAGGCATCGATCGCTACATGATGTTCATGGTAGAGAATCCCCTGTGGACCTCACGAAGGAAGCGATATTCCAAGAGAGACAGACGAAGGAGGTCGATagttgaaagagttgaacTTGAATCAATCTGCATAAATCTCAATACTTTCCTTCACTCGCATAATGTGTGAATAACAGCCTCTGTACAATTCAATTGCAACTGAGATCCTGTAGAAGCACAAAGAGGATACCATTTTTGAACCCTTTCCGTCGACTTAGTGAACAAAGCATTCTGCCTGATCGTCCCTCTTCTCGGGTTCGGGTGTGAAGGTATAGAGTGGAGGCATGAAGTAGATATAACGTTATTTGATATAATCACAGTCGTGAATATGATGACATATCACACTAGGCTGTTGGATTGATTATGTGATCATATGCGATTACCTCTATCTGAGAATTGCTATAAATcgattatcaatcttccaaCCGTTCAATTGATCtcatatctcttcttcatccccaaTCAATGATCAGGCCTTATTCTACCTTACTCAGACAACTGCTATCAATATCTACAAGAAGAACTCAACCTCTTATCTCACTCCCGTCCCTGAGAACCATCCACACAACTTGTCCCAAAATGTCATCACTCCCCTCAGCCGAAAGACCCGAATCGTTCTCTTCCCCCTCCCTCGTCCCCAAATTACATCTATACACCGTAGGTACACCCAACGGATTCAAACCATCCATCTTACTCGAAGAGCTACACGAGGCTTATCCCGAAAACGATCAACTGGTGTACGATTTCATCCCGATCAGATTTTCAGAGACGGATCAGAAGAAACCTGAATTTTTAGCTATAAACCCAAACGGACGTATCCCAGCTTTAGTTGATGATAACGTCGGAGGACACAACGTATGGGAATCAGCCAGTATCTTGTTATGGTTAATCGAGAGATACGATAAAGATCACAAGTTCTCTTTTGAAGATCCAAAATTACGATCAGACGTTTTGAGTTGGATTTTCTTCGCTCATGGTGGTGTTGGACCTATGCAAGGTCAAGCGAATCATTTCTAGTAAGTTGAATTATGACCTATATTCATAGTCATATTCCCTATACGCCTACGCTCGTGGCTATCGACCTTTTTCAGTTGAGAGCTAACCACGGTGTATCTTATGTAGCCGATACGCCCCTGAAAAGATCCCATATGGAATCAAGCGATACCAAGATGAGACTGCCAGATTGTATTCCGTGCTGGAAGATCAACTGAAGAAACCTGAAAGTAAAGGTTGGTTGGTTGGTGGGAAATATAGTGTAGCCGATATCAATGGTGAGTAGGTTGGGTCGCAGTCACAGCAGTACACGAGTTCCGCATCGCTTGAGGATCGTCTCGTCATCCATGTCATTTTCTTTTTTTCCATTGTGATGTGTTACACCCCTGACGAATATCACTGATCGTATACATCAACCTAGTCTTCCCATGGGTCCGAAGCCACGCATGGGCAGGGATCGACATCACCCCTTTCCCCCATGTTCAAAAATGGTTGGAGACCATCGAAGACCGACCAGCAGTCTACAAGGGTTTGGGCGTACCTACCAGAGCAAAGAAGTTGAcaaaggaggaagaagaagagaaagctgagcAGGCAAGAAAGAATTTCGGCTGGGGGAAAGAAACAAAGTAAACGAATGAATGGCACAACTATATCTCTATATAAGTGAATAAACGAATTAGTAAGGTTGATGAGTAGAAATCAAATAAAGTGGAAATGAAAATGGATATACGTAGATTAGACAGTATAACCTACCTTGTCGATGCAAATCTGACTTTGCCTAGAATATTTATGCACAAGAGGATTGATCGTTGTAGTGATTGTATCATCAGTGACCATCGACTGGTGAGTCTTGTGTTGAGCATTACTGAGGATAGTTACCTGAAGCGAAAACAGCTGATCATCACCAATGTACAGTTATATACCTCCCTTGCATGAAGCTCTAACTTGTGCGGCTTACGATTTATACTAAGATTAATCAGCATCTCGGGACATCAGAAGTTCCCAGAACAACATATATTCCGTTAGCACGACAACAAGAGTCCTTTTCAATCAGCAtctcatgatgatcaacaatatcaTGAATCATGCGATCCAGTGATTGCTCTTATGCAGAACATGATAATCCCCGATGCATTACGTGCAATCTACGGCACCACCTCGACACCCAGACTCCTCGCCGTCCCTAATACACCTTTTGCTATCCTCTCCAACCCCACCGCCGCCAAATCCTCATCGAGAGCTTTCACCTTCGCTATCTCGTACACATGTTTCAAAGACAACTTCGATCCTGTAGGTTTACCCATAGCTTCCCCTGATCCTTTCTCAAGACCTAAAGTCTTCTTGATAAGATACGATACCGGCGGTGTACGTGTTGTGAAAGTGAATGTACGATCGGGGGAGATCGTTATGAGTGTGGGTATAGGGATGGATTGGACGTAATTAGCTGTACGGGCGTTGCTGCAAGTATACGACAGAAGATCAGTAATGCCCCTTGAATATACCATAATTTAACGGATATTCCAAATGTAATTTATGCGTTCTGGTGACTCCAGAATCACAGATATCCAGTTTCAGTCTCCCTTCTTTTCTGAATATGCCCTTTCCCGCTCCTCCTCTCTTATATCGAAGCCCTTCTCCCCATTTAGATTTCTTAGGCACAGCAAATCCCACTCACAACTCCTTACAAAAATCCATAGCTTTCACACCCCTCGCACCTAATGCTGGACCAACTGGAGGTGTAGGTTTAGCAAGCCCAGCTGGTACTACTATCTTCTGCAAGAATTGgcatgatatcagctacccTTCGAGGCTCTGGGCTGTGAGTGAGGTAGTAGACTCACTACTAGCTGAGCAGTCGCTACTTTTGACATCTTGAACGTGTAATCGGTAATGGAAAGGATATATCGatgttcttctcttcgttAGTTTCACTATTAAACTCTTGCGATCCTGAGATGGTTGTATGCCCTTGTGGTGACTTGATATGCTATGTATTTCAATGAGttaaggatgatgatatgtgCAGTTAGTTATATAACGCTTCTTGTTTTTGACATTTCCGTTCCAACATTTCTGTTGAGTTCGGAGCGATAAATGAGATACCCATTTaaggtaccatcaatcacctccaccCCTGACGATCACCACTCATACTgccatcatcgtcaacatcgTCAAGAGCCATCAGAGACATCGCACATAAGCCCATCTCCAGATCCACTAGCCCCGATAGGAAGGCTTCACTCAAGTGGCCTGACAAGGATCAGAAGGAATTGTGGCATTCACACCATACCTCAAACGCGAGTTGCGTCTTTATCACCATGGCCACTGCAAAACTCTTGATCCCCATCCTGAAGCCAATCTTACCGtacatccctcttctccctaCACCAGTACTATCCCTCTTTCCATCCCTCTTACTACACATTACCACTCATCCTGCCCCGTCCTCGACGTCGTTTGTCTCAGCATCGACCACACATCCTCTACACGCTCCTCTACTATTCACCATACTATCTATACCGGTCATCTATACCTTAGGACTGATCAGTGGGAACGTCAGCTGGGTAGATAGGTTATGGCCCTTCTACACGCCTCTATGCACGGGATTATTAGTACTTTGGATCTTTGTCAATGAAGAAGGAGCAGTGTACGGGCATAATATACCTAGAGTTGGATTGATGTGGGGGTTACAAGTATGTAATTCAGGATCAAAAGGTTAGACTCGTGCCGATTGATGTACATATTTCTTTAACATAGCTCCTGTGGTCGATGAGACTTCTCTCTCACGCTCTCAAGAGGGATTTCTACAACCTCAAATCAGAAGATTACCGATATACAGTCTTTCGATCACTGGTACCCCGACCGATATTCAGCCTAGTTCACATATTCGTCATCGCCATTGCTCAACCGATCTTACTATTTAGTCTCAGTCTACCGATATACGCTATCATGTCATTACCTCCTAGCGAGCTAGCTTCGACTTCCAGAAATGGTATATCCTTTAGATCCATATCACCATTTCTTCCGGAAAGATACAGAAATTCTGCACCAGGCGGAACGGTCGTATTGAACCTTGCAGATTTGGTAGTATCAATACTAGCTATTGGATGTTTGATCATTGAATATACAGCGGATAGTCAAATGTACGAATTCCAATCTACAAAACATAACTTGATCAAGACTTTACCCAAAGACAAAATCGttcatccacctcaacctcaacctcaacctctaCTAACCCAAAGTAAGAGCAAACTTCCTCAACCTACGGTTTACCCTCCTTCACATCATCCTGGGTTCCCGACTAAGGGGATATGGCGATATTCCAGACATCCCAATTTCGCTTCGGAGCAGTTATTCTGGGTTACGCAAGCTCTGTTCGTCATTGCTGGATCGGATTCTAGTGGAGTGACAAGGAGAGGTGATGCGTGTGTATGGGCACCATGTTTTGCGGTGAGCCGAATGTAGCCTACACCCTGATGGTAGTCTTCCAGCTGACTTGTTGATTGTTCATTGCTTGGTAGTTGAGTATATTATTCTGCGCAAGTACATTCTTAACAGAATGGATCACGAGTCGAAAGGTAGGCTGTGCACGCCTCTTATTTCGGATGTTAGATAGCTGAATCGACGAAATGATCTTGCAGTTCCCCGTATACCGCTCGTATAGGCGATTAGTGGGACAGTTTCTGCCTCAGGAAACGTTCTGGATCTGGTTGGCAGGTTGTATCGCGGGGTATAGAAGGAAACAACTCGAAAGAGTGTATGGGCTTACGGATCAGATTGATaggcagaagagaaagaagggtcAGTAGTGGCTGCTAGAGGCTGATTCATGCATATTCATATTTTCTGTAACACTTAAGGGACAAGGTGGAGCAGGTACAGTATGATAGTGGAGTttgtggaggtggatcaggatgatgatggtggaggtggagtgGAGGGAGAATCTTCGACAAGCTTTTTGttggtgtatatatactggTATGCATACGGATTATCGGTTGACAGGGTTATGCTTAATCTTCCCACACAAGGAGCTTCCGTCGAGATACTTACAGAGACACACTTGTAGACAATGACACACAAGATACTTATCATAGGAGCTGGTGAACTTGGTCTCTCCCTAATCCGATCATTCACCTCTCACCCCTCCAAACCCTCCGTATCGGTCTTACTCCGGCCTTCATCCAAGACCGACCTCTCCTCCTATCCAGTGAACATCATCCATGGCGATATTTCCGGCCCAATCTCAGAAGTATCACCGCTGTTGAAGGGCCACGACGTAGTAATCTCAGCGACGGGATTCGCAGGTGGTCCAGGATCTCAAATTGGTCTAGCTAAAGCTGCATTGGAAGCAGGTGTGAAACATTACTTCCCATGGCAGTTCGGTGTAGATTACGATACGATAGGGAGAGGCTCTAGTCAACCGTTGTTTGATGAACAATTGGAGGTGAGGGATTTACTGAGATCACAGGATAAGACAAAATGGACAATCGTATCTACTGGGTTGTTCACAAGTTTCTTATTCCACCCTTCCTTCGGCGTCGTCAACCTCGACCCCGATGACAGACACGCAACGGTCAATGCGTTGGGTGGATGGTCAAATGGAATAACAATAACTTCTGCAGAAGATATTGGTCGTGTCACTTCTAAGATCGTACTTGACAATCCAGAGGATATACCTCAGGGAGTGGTATTCATAGCAGGTGATACAATCACTTTTGAAGATGTGTACAAACAAGTCAAAAGGgtaggatggaaggtggatAAGAAAGTAACGACGGtagaagagctggaagagaagagaaaggcaGATCCAGAAGATCTAGGACCGAAATACGGGCTGATATGGGCCAGAAATGTTGGAGTCAGTTGGGATATCAAAGATACGTGGAATGCCAAGAAGGGTGTGGAGACGGAGAGTCTAGGTGAATGGGTGGATAAGAACTTGCCAAAGCCATAAAGTCAGAAGATTGGTACAGTAGAGTTACTATACGTTGTAGAGGAGCCAGTATGCATCATACACTTATTTGTTAGACGCTCCAGTCAGATCTCTATAGTACCTCGGCGCCTATTCGTTGTACCATCTGTTATGGCAGCTTTCTAGTCAGCCGATGGTACTTGTATCTGTGCGGTACTAGGGATATTGGTAATGCAGCTCACATGATATACTTCACGGCAATACCGTCCCTCTCGTCATCCCATCATGCATGCGATGATTGTATGTTACCAAGTATCATGCATCTGTCAGCGGGAATACGGCCGTTGATCCACTTCTCTATCGAGTGATTTGATGGTCCAGGCACGTCACGTACGTAGCCAAAAGTTAATTTCCCATAAGCAGTCGGGTTGGAAAATCATGATAAGATGTTGGAAAATCCCAATCGATTCTGATACATGGCGGTAGATAAGAAATTGGAAAATCATAACATGAATCACCATCCATACAAcaacatacatcatacaAACTGAAGCTGCATATGACTGTTGACGATAAGAAAATTGGAAAAGACATCTTGATACATAGTCACCTGTCACCTGTCACCTGTCTAGACTTTGACTTACTTGAACTAGAAGTAGCGCTTCGGTATGTATTCCCGTACGGTACAGCGTGACGGATCATCCTACGAAAAATGGGAAATACACAACAGGAAATGGAAAATAGTGAGATAAATGGGAAATtaattgatcaagatgttACTCACAGTCAAGTGATGCATTCTTTGAATGAGATAAAAAAAATtatgatatatacatgcCCTCAAAATGAATGTGTCGTCGCTCATCCCCACAGCCAGTATACTTGGTTTATCACCGTACGACTGTTGCACATTGTTATTGATCATTAAAGTAGAACTTATAAACATATCATCCTGTTATTCTCAGCAATATGACTGTAATGCCCCTTACCCCACCTGCCGAGCCGACCCTTGAGATCCACATGAAGGATGGCTATATGGCTCATCAAGATACTTCACTTCCATGCCCTTGGATTGAAACGCCTCTGATCGAATCAGCACCATTATCGAAACTTGCTGGCTGGTGAGTCCGCGTTGCTGACTAATACCTCAGTTCATATGATCATGtgctcaagctgatatatatcctGTTACGTTATCAGTCGGATCTTCTTAAAGATGGAGAACTTCCAGCCAAGCGGTTCATTCAAATCTCGGTGAATAGTCCCATGTCCGTGCTGTCTCCTGATGAGTCATCACTGATTTGTATCCATTGGTTCCCATCCTCAGTGGCATAGGAAACCTTGTTCTCCGTGCTGTCCAACGCTCTTCtgcctcctcttcctcaccaaAACATTTCTACGCTTCTTCAGGGGGCAATGCTGGTCTAGCCTGCGTGACCGCTTCTACCCTTCTCCAACAAAAATCCACAGTGGTGGTACCCCTGACCACCAAACCAGAGATGATCCAGCGAATCATATCAGCGGGAGCAACAGAGGTAGTTCAATACGGACAGACCATCGCCGATGCTGATGCGTATCTACGCGCGGAGATATTACCTAAAGATCCCCAAGGGGTGTACGTCCCTCCATTTGACCATCAGGATATCTGGAATGGCGCCGAAACGTTAATTCACGAAGTAAATCATTCACTTGTTCATACTCCAGACGCGTTGGTATGTTCAgtaggaggtggtggtctaTTAGTAGGTCTATGTCA
Coding sequences:
- a CDS encoding ribosomal protein L11 is translated as MSKVATAQLVKIVVPAGLAKPTPPVGPALGARGVKAMDFCKEFNARTANYVQSIPIPTLITISPDRTFTFTTRTPPVSYLIKKTLGLEKGSGEAMGKPTGSKLSLKHVYEIAKVKALDEDLAAVGLERIAKGVLGTARSLGVEVVP
- a CDS encoding 40S ribosomal protein S0, which codes for MSTDRLPKALQATEEDIQLLLAAQAHLGTKNCDKTMEPYVWKRRADGIHVLNVGKTWEKLVLAARVLATIDNPNDICVISARPYGHRAVLKFGKFTGAQAIAGRFTPGSFTNYITRSFKEPRVIIVTDPRVDHQAIREAAYVNIPVIAFCDTDASLKFVDIAIPGNNKSRHSVGLLWYLLCREVLRLKGQVPRGPTGPSGWETLPDLFFYRDPEEIEREAAEKAAAQADAEGADADAAASAAATGVAQEWDAGNAADAVLAAQPTDQALDWSAEPTSGDWTAEPAQDASGGW